GAACTTGTATATCTTCGACCACATTTGAGTAGGTCGAATCCCTCGGTTTAAAAGTGTTTTTTCCGTCTTTGTCATTTTTAGCATTGATTCAAAAAGCAATCTTTTTTACTAAATTTATTTTTTATACGCTAAAAGCCTTAAGGCATTGAATACCACAAGTAGTGTTGAGCCTTCGTGGACTACCACCGCAATACCGATATTGGCAAGCCCAAAAATGGTTGAGGGTATAAGCAGGGCAACAATACCAAGACTGACCCAAAGGTTTTGCTTGATAATGGTCTTTGCCTTCCTGCTCAAACCTATGGCAAAGGGCAGGGTTTCCAGTTTATCGGCCATTAGGGCAATGTCAGCTGTTTCCAATGCCACATCACTGCCCGCTGCACCCATTGCGATACCTACGGTGCTGTTTGCCATTGCAGGGGCATCGTTCACACCGTCGCCTACCATTGCGACTTTGGATTCCTGTTCTTTTAATTTTTTAATGGCATCTACCTTTTCCTCTGGCAACAGGCTTCCCCAGGCATCGGTCAACCCAATTTCTTTAGCAACGGCATCGGCAACCTTTTGATTATCGCCAGTTAGCATTATCATCCGCTTAATACCGATTTCCTTTAATTTTTTAAGGGTTTCCTTGGCCGCTTCCCGTGGGGTATCCATCAGGGCGATGATACCTATATATTCTTTGTTCCTTCTTATGAGCATTGTGGTATTTCCACCACCTTCAAGTTCTTTTACTTTATTCGATATATCTTCGGATGGTTTTGCTTCATCGAGGTCTTCATACAAGTCAAGGTTTCCTATATAGATTTTATCCTTGCCCAAAGAAGCTTTGATACCTTTTCCGAGAACCGCTTCCAAATCTGACGCATCGGTAATATCAGTACCTTTCAGACGCTCTTTCCCATCCCTTACGACGGCTTTGGCCAAAGGGTGGTCGCTCAAGTTTTCAACGGCAACGGCTATCTTTAACAGTTCATTTTCTTCAATATTCCCCAGTGGTACTACTTCGGTAAGTTTGGGCTTGCCTTCGGTAAGTGTGCCCGTTTTATCAAAAGCCAAAGCGGTAATGACCCCTAAATCCTCAAGCGGTCGCCCACCTTTGATAAGTACACCGCCCCGTGCTGCCCGTGCCACACCGCTTAATACCGCACTTGGTGTTGAAATGGCGAGTGCACAAGGGCTGGCGGCTACCAATACTGCCATTGCACGGTAAAAACTGGCACTAAACGGTTCATCAATGACCAAAAAGGCAAAGAGTAGGATACCAACCAATATCAGTACGGATGGTACAAAGTATTTTTCAAACTTGTCGGTCAAAAGTTGGGTGGGGGATTTTTGGGTCTGTGCCTCGTTGACCAATTTGACCAGTCGGGACAGCGTAGAGTCTTTGGCTTCTTTGATTACCTTTATTTCCAAAGTATTATTACCGTTGATAGTTCCGGCAAAAACGCGGTTTTCGTCCTTGATATCATCGTCTGCCGAATAGTCCTTGCCCGTATCTTCCACAGGAATTTTGTCCACAGGTACACTTTCCCCTGTGATAGGTGCTTGGTTGACACTGCTTTTTCCATTGACCACAACACCATCGGCAGATATTTTACTGTTGGGTTTGACCACAATGATATCGCCAATACTCAATTCCTCAATTCCAACTTCTTCGGTCTTGCCATCTTTTTTGAGCAATGCTGTTTTTGGTGCTAAATCTGCCAGTGCCGCAATGGACTTTCGGGCCTTTTCCATTGCATAATGTTCAAGGGCGTGCCCCAAACTAAACAGGAACAATAACAATGCACCTTCTGCCCATTCTCCCAGAATGGCTGCACCAATGGCGGCAACCAGCATTAAGAAGTCAATTTCAAAACCGCCTTTGGCAACCGTCTGTACTGCTTCCTTGGCCGTAAAGAAACCACCGAAAAAGTAAGCACCAATGTATAAAGTAAGACTGACCCAATCTGGGATGGATTCCACATAGGAAAGGCCGAAACCTATTCCGAGAAGTGCCCCACAGATAATGGAAAAAATAAGCTCCGTATTTTTACCGAAAATACCACCGTGGGCGTGCTCTTCTCCTTCCTCGTGGGTCTCGCCTTCTTTGTGCTCGTGTCCCTCGGTGGAAGTTTGCTCTTTAGTCTCTTCCTTCTTTGAACGCTCTTGTTTTTTGGATGCTTCGGTGTAATCATTTTCGTTTGAAGCACTGCGTTGAACCTGAAGGTCTTCCTTTTCAATTTGTTTGCTTATTTCATCAAAATTTGTTTGCTTTTTATCAAACTCAAGTCGTACCATTCCAGAGCCTGAAACGGAAGCTTCCAAAACTCCATTGATTGCCAAAAGGCTTCTCTCTATGGAACGAGCCTGTCTTGTGTGTCTGATTCCTTTAACTTCAATGAGCAAATGCCCGTATTTTTCGGTAATCTCGGCACCAGTACTTTCGGCGAGGGATTGAATGCGGTCAATGGAAATGATATCTGGGTCATAATGAAAACAGAGCTTTGGCACATCAGCTCCGTTTGCATCGGCAATGTGCACTTTTTCGATGCCCTCTTTAGCTTGTAGTTTTTGAATAAGCCTTTCAACACAAGAATCTTTTTCGTTAGGAACTTGCGGAAGGATGACCGGTATTTTTAGTTGTAGTTTTTCCATTTTTTATTTTTATTTTATCCACTCTTTGGCATCGTCTTTTTCTTCGGTCTTATAAAATTTTATATGAGCTTCTGAAAAAGGAAGCAATACCTCGGTAAATTGCTCTTGCCATTTAACGCTGCCCACCAAAGCAACTCGCTTTAAATGCTTTTCATTCGGAAGGTATAATTCAATTCCCTTCCAGTATGTCTCTGCTGCCCAACCTTCAAAATTTTGCATTTCAATGTACCAGAACACTTCCTGATATGCATTTATGTGTTCTGTTAAGACCGGTATCAAGTTTTCATAATCCTTGGCATCCAGCTTATTCTCTGCTACCATATATACAGTAGCCTCTTTTTTATAGATTGTTATCATTGCTCACTATTTATAAATGATAATTGAATTTAAAAACCAAACGTTTAATCCAAATTGCCACTGCATTTTTCGCAAATACCCTTTACCACCAAGTTAATGTCCTCCGTGATATAGCCATCAGGCAAGTTGATGTGAGGGATTTTATGCTCTGTTAAACAGACCGTTTCATTACAATTGTTGCAATGAAAGTGCAAATGAAGGTCGTTGCCGACCTCGCATTCACAATTTTCTTCGCAAAGGGCGTATTTTATAACCCCTGTCCCATCCTCGATTTGATGCACAATCCCTTTTTCTTCAAACGCTTTCATAGTCCTAAACAGGGTACTTCTTTCACTGATCTTAAAATCTTTTTCCAAATCGCCAAGGCTGATGGCAACATTCAACTCTGCCAACCGCTTATAGGTCATAAGGCGCATAGCTGTAGGTCGTATTCCTTTGCTTTCTAAAAATTGAACTATTTTTTCCATTTGTTTAGAAAGAGAATTACAGGTCGTAACGTTTTAAGGAATCTCCTGTTTTAATGTGAAACGCATCTTCTATATTAGCTATATAAATTATACCATCTCCAGGCCCGTCGGTTTTGGCGTTGGCTATAATTGTTTCAATGGCCGCTTGGGCTTCCTCATTTTGACAGACCAATTCCAATTTGACCACTGGACTATCTGTTACGTGAAAATCCAGCGACGGTCTGGCACCTTTTGCCTTGAACGCGCCCGTGCCTTCTGCTTGTGAAAGGGTCATACTTTCAAATCCATTGTCAGAAAGTGCTTCAATGACTCTTTGGATTCGGTTCGGTTTTATAAATGCTTTTATTTCTTTCATATTATTAACTTTTTAAATTTTTAATCAATTTTGAACCGAGTCTGTTTTATAATTTTTAACTAACTAATTAAGACGATAAACAAACTCGGAATCAAAACCTTTGATTATTATTGAATTAATGTCCGTGTTCCAGTTCGCCCTTTATCATTTCAGAAGACAGGTTATAAGCTCCGTTTATGACCACTTTGGCATCGGTTGAAACTTCGGCAGGCAGATTGACTTCAACAAAGCCTAAATCAGTAATACCAACCGTTACGGGTATCATTTTGAATTTCATTTTGCCTACTTCCATTTCCTCATCTTCATCCAAGATAAAAATAAAGGATTGCTCGCCTTCCTTTATAATGGCGGCTTCCGGAACGGCAAAACCCTTTTTCTCGCCCTGCACTATGCGCCCTTCTACATACATACCTGGCAAAAGATTTTTATCCTTGTTTTCTATATCAGCAAGAACTTCTATGGCTTTTGGGTCTGTCTCAAAAGTTTTACCTATAGACCGAACGGTTGCTTTAAGCAGTTCATCTGGGCGAGAGGCCGTGGAAAAATATATCTGTTGTCCTTTCTGGATTTGCTTTATGTCCTTTTCATAGACTTTGAAGTTTACATAAATTTTTGAATTATCGCTTATCGAGAACATTTTGGATTGTTGTGCCACGTAATCGCCAAGGCTAATCATTACTTCATCCACATAACCACTTATGGGTGTGGTAATGGGAACTGCGGAATATATCTGTCCTTCCGCCACTTTTTCCGGATTAATCCCCAACAACTTCAATTGGGCCCTCAAACCATTGACGCTGGATGTTGTGGAACGAAATTTTGATTGAGCCATTTGAAATTCCTTTCCCGAAGAAACGCCTTTGTCATAAAGCGTCTGCTTGCGTTCAAAATCCTGTTTCAAAAAGACCAGTTCGTCATTTTTTTCCTGATAGTCCTGTTGCATTGCAATGATATCCGGGTGTTCTATATATGCCAGCACTTGACCTTTGCTTACGTTATCTCCGGGTATTACTTTTATGGCACTCACATTTCCACCAACAAACGGGCTTATGTTCGCCTTGTCCTGTGGGAAAAGCTCCAGCGTTCCCGTTACCTTAATGTTGTTCCCTAAATTGCGTTCCTCCAAAGGTTTCATTTCCAAACCTATGGTTTCGGCCTGTTGCTTTGTAAGTTCCACAACGCCTTCTTCCTCGCTGTGACCTTCTTCTTCTCCTTCATTGTGGCCTTCATCGCCGTGTGCATCTTCCCCAGCTTCATTGGTTTTTGATACGCCTTCGGCTTCGTTATGCCCAAGTTCAGATTTTGGGGCATCATTACAACTCATAAACATAAGTGTAAATAATACGGTACTTACTAATAATATATTCTTCATTTTTCTTTTTTTAAGATTATAAATTGCCCAATTGATATTGTATCTCAATGGATTGTTGGTTAAACTGGTTTATGTATTGCAAATGGTTTTGTTTTATCCTGATGGCACTGTTGAGAATTGTGATATAATTGACATAATCTATTTCGCCTTCCTTGGATGCCAATTGCGCTGTGGTAATTTGCTGTTCTGCCAACAATAGTGCGCCTTCTTCGTAATATTGCAAAATCTTCTTTGTTTTTTCAAGGGATTTGGTCAATTGCGACACGCGACTTTCTGTAACCGCCTTTTGCTCCAAATATTGATTCTCTGCTACCATTGCGTCTGCCTTTGCTGCTTTTACCCTTGACTTCTGCGGAAAAAACCATAGCGGAATGCTAATACCCGCCTGATAGGTGTTGAAGCCTGAAACATCATCTACAACCTGCCTGCCATACGATAAGCTGAATTTCGGCAGGAATTGTGATTTCTCAACACCCACATTTGCCTTGCTTACTTCGGCATTTTGCAACGCATATTGCAACATTGGGTTATTGGCCACCGAAGTGGAATCTAACATTGCCATAAAATCCAATGTTTTGTATGGTTCACTAATCGTTTCAATGGATTCATCCGTTCCCAAATATTGTTTTAAGGCACGTTTGGCTATTTCAATATCATCAAAGGCTTGTTGCCTTAATACTTGAATCTGTTGAAATTCTGAAGAGGCTGAAATAAATTCCAACTTACCTGTTTCTCCCGTATCATACCGAAGTTGGGCAGCGGTCTTAAAATTGGTATAAATACTGTCCAATTGGTCTGCAAAACGCAATTGTGCCTTGTAATAATTAATTTGGTCATACGCCTGCATCACATTACGCACCAATTGTTGTTCACTGGCCACATAAAACTTTTCTCCCAAGGCAATACGCTCTTTGTAAAACTTCGATTTTGAAAAACCGGAAAGCAAATCAATGTTGCCCTGTTGCACACCAACGGTTGTCTGCACTCCAGGAAGATTATTTCCATATTCTTCTTTGCCCGTGAAAACTTGAGTGCTACCAAGGTCAAAACTCGTTCCCTTTAGTGCCTTTTCCCGTTCAATAAATGCTTGGCTCTCTTTAAGTGATGGATAATTCTGTTTAGCCATAGCAATAGCCTCATCAATGGTCAAGGTCTTTGGGATTGTACCATCTTGATTGGTGTCTTGGGCAAATGAAGTACCAGAAGCCATCAAACCTCCAACCATCAATAATACGGTTACAATATTGGTTGATTTTTTAATATAACTTACATCTCCACCATTGTCCTTCTTTTCTTTTCGGGATTCCAGCCAATAATAAAGAATAGGAATAACCACCAAGGTCAGAAATGTTGCCGTAAGCATTCCTCCAATGACTACTGTCGCCAAAGGTCGCTGTACTTCTGCACCACCAGAGGTAGAAATCGCCATTGGGATAAAACCCATAATTGTTGTAATGGCTGTTAATAAAATTGGACGTAAACGTTCGTGCGTTGCTTCGTATATACGTTTTTTTAAATCTGTCATTCCACTGTCTTTTAATTCATTGAATTTGTTTATGAGTATGAGTCCGTTTAATACGGCAACTCCGAAGAGCACGATAAACCCGACTCCGGCAGAAATACTGAAAGGCATTCCACGAATCAACAAAACGAAAACACCACCAATGGTCGCCAAAGGCACTGCCATATAGATCATCAAGGCCTGTGTAACTGAATTTAAAGCAAAGTAAAGCAGAACAAATATTGTTAATAGAACGATTGGAACTACAATCATCAATCGGTCTGAAGCACGTTGAAGGTTTTCGAAAGAACCTCCGTAGGTTACAAAATAACCTGGTGGCAGTTTCACGTCCGTTTCCAATTTTTGTTGAATTTCCTCGACCATCGATTTTACATCGCGCCCACGAACATTGACCCCTACCGAAATACGACGGGAGGTATTGTCCCTTGAAATCTGCATCGGACCTGGCTTATAGCTGATATCTGCAACCTCCTTTAAAGGTACTTGTGCACCGTTTGGCAGGTCTATGAAAAGGTTTTTTAAGCTATTGATGTCTTGTCGATATTCCTCTGCCAAACGAATGACCACATCGAATCGTTTTTCCCCTTCAAAAATGACTCCTGCCTGTTCTCCAGAAAATGAAGCACTTACATAATCATTCAGCTTGTCAACGGTTACACCGTATTGTGCCATTTTTGCCCGGTTATACACCACTGTCATTTGTGGCAAACCGCTTGTAGCTTCTACATTGAGGTCAGCCGCTCCGGGAACGGTTCTGATGACCGCTGCGATTTCCTGTACCTTGTCTGCCAAAACGCCTAAATCTTCTCCGTACAGTTTGATTGCCACGTCCTCACGAACCCCTGTAAGCAATTCATTAAAACGAAGTTCTACAGGTTGGGTAAACACGAAATTTACGCCGGGAACTACTGAAATTTTTTCCTGTATTTTTTCTATCAGTTCTTCTTTACTATCTGCGGAAGTCCATTTACTCTTATCTTTTTCAAGAATAATATAACTATCGGCAATATCCATAGGCATCGGGTCTGTCGGTATTTCGGCCACACCAATCCTAGAAACTACTGTTTTTACTTCCGGAAACTCATTGATTAACTTCTGAAGTTTCTCTGAAGCCTCAATAGATTCTGTAAGACTGCTCCCCGGTTTTATCAATGCTTGAAATGCAATATCGCCTTCATCAAATTTAGGGACAAATTCTGCTCCCATATTGCTGAAAATAAATCCTGAAATCAAAAGCAAGGAAACCGCGCCTATAACCACACCTGCCCGAAAGCGAAGTGCAAAATTTAATATAGGCAGATAGATACGATTCAGAACATCCATAATTTTATCACTGAACCTATCAATCTTGTTTTCAAACTTGGCGAACCAACTATTTTGATTTTTAGCAGGTTTTAAAAATAATGATGACATCATTGGCACGTAGGTAAGACAAAGGATAATCGCTCCTAAAACGGCAAAACCAAATGTAAATGCCATTGGCCGGAACATTTTCCCTTCCACACCGGTCAAAAAAAGAATCGGTGTAAAAACTATAAGAACAATTAGTTGACCGAAGAAGGCAGAATTCATCATTTTACTTGAAGAATCATAGGCGATTTCATCCATTTCAGCTTGGTTGATGGCGGTTGTGGATTTTTTCATCCGTTGATGAATGTGGAAAACCGCTCCTTCCACGATAATCACCGCTCCATCTACAATAATTCCAAAATCGATCGCACCCAAGGACATTAAATTTGCCCAAATGCCAAATTGTTTCATCAAAATAAATGCAAATAATAGACATAAAGGGATTATCGAAGCTGCTATCAAGCCACCACGGAAGCTTCCCAAAAGTAAGACCAAAACAAATATGACGATTAGGGCTCCTTCTATTAGATTGTTTTTAACGGTACTTGTGGTTGCCTCAATAAGTTCACTTCGGCTTAAAAAAGCATCAATATAAACACCTTCCGGCAGGGATTTTTGAATTTCTACAATACGCTTTTCCACATTTTCAATCACGTCGCCTGGGCTTTCGCCTTTCAGCATTAAAATTTGTCCACCTACGGATTCGTGACCGTCTTGGGTAAATGCACCATAACGCACTTGGTTTCCGTAGCCCACTTTTTCGGCAACGTCCCTTACCAAGACAGGGCTTCCATTTTGAGTGGTCACAACCGTGTTTTCCAAATCGGCGATACTTCGAGCCAGCCCTTCGCCACGGATAAAATTGGCTTGGTGGTTTTTTTCAATGTAAGCACCACCGGTATTAGCATTGTTCACTTTAAGAGCTTCAAAAACCTGATTCATTGTAATGCCAAAACTTTTTAGTTTATCAGGATTTATGGCAACTTCATATTGTTTTACATAACCTCCAAAAGCATTGACCTCGACTACGCCTGGCACTAAAGCCATTTGGCGTTTTACAATCCAATCTTGGATGGTACGAAGCTCCATTGCGTCATATTTGTCTTCATAGCCTTCTGTCACTTTTAAGGTATATTGAAAAATTTCGCCCAGACCTGTTGTTATGGGTGCCATAAAAGGTGTGCCAAAACCTTCGGGGATTTCTCCGGCAACTTCGGTTAATTTCTCCTGTACCAATTGCCGTGGCAGATAAGTGCCTGCCTCGTCCTTAAAAACAATGGTAACCACGGACAGCCCAAAACGGGATACTGAACGCAGCTCGATGACGTCAGGAAGATTGGCCATTGCCAATTCTACGGGATAGGTAACAAATTGTTCTATATCTTCTGTCCCCAAGTTTGGGGCCACGGTTATTACCTGTACTTGGTTGTTTGTTATATCGGGTACAGAACCCAAGTTTATAGTGGCCATAGACCAAATGCCCGTACCAACAAGTGCCACTATAAATAAGCCAATAATAAATTTATTATTAATGGAAAATGAAATGATTTTGTTAATCATAGAAAAAGTATTAATTCAGTTTAAACCTCGCAATGCAATTAGATGCAATGCGTTTATAATGGGATGCTTACTTTGAAAAGCATCACGTAAGGATATAGCTATCCTTAAAAAACTGAATTATACTTTAGGGGGTTGGAAAAGCGATTCCAGATATCTGGAAGTGAAGTTTACTTTATGTAAGGTAAACTGTTTTTTCCCTTCAAACTTTAGTTGATTGGTTAAAGCCGAATTGTTGTTCGCAATAATTAATACTAGAGGGTGACAACATTGATGATGGGAATGGACTGGTGTATTCTCCTTATCTGGGTTATTATGATGCCCTTCATTTTTTGCATCATTGTCAATGTAATCTTCAACTACATATTCAAGGAAAGAGTCTCCATAAACTTTATGGTCTTGATAATGGGTAATAATGCTTGAAATTTCTTTAATTGGCCCACAAAAATCCATATCAATGCTAATTCCCTGAAAAAAGAATAGAAGCGACATTGATATGGAAAAGAATATTTTCATAAAGTTTTACAAATATACAAATTAATCGATGCACAGGTTGTGCAAAGAAATTATCAGCAACTTTTATTTTCTTGAATCGGTGGACAGGGTATAGTTCCAAAAGAGCAATAAATACAACAGTCTCCTTCTTTTGGTTTTAATACTTTCTCGCAGTTTTCAAATTCATAAAAAGAACTGGCATTCCCTTTAAAACCTTTTATTTTGAATTAACTCGCACAGCAACTTAATTTAGAAACATCTTTTCCAAAGGTAATTGCTGCCAGTTTAACAGCTTCCCCTAAAGTTAAATATGGATAAAAACTTTCTGCCAAGTCTTTTACAGTGATTCCAAATTTAATAGCCATACTTAATTGTTGGATGAGTTCGCCACCTTCTGTTGCTATGACTCTTGCGCCTATTAATTTATCGGTTTCAGTGTTGCGCATCAGTTTTATGAACCCTCTGGTATCTTGCGCTGCCAATGCTCTTGGAACGTGAATTAAATCAAGTTTACTGACTTCAAAAGGAATTCCCTTTTTTTCTGCTTCCAATTCGTCCATACCTGCTCCTGCAATTTGAGGGTCTGTAAATACTACCCAAGGTAAAGATGAATAATCCAAAATGGTTTTTGATAATGAAAATGCGTTTTGTACTGCTGCACTGCCTTCGGTTGCTGCTGTATACACAAATGCTGGTGTATTGGTAACATCTCCTGCTGCGTAAATATTGGAAATATTAGTTTCCATTTTTTCGTTAACTAAAATATGTCCTTTTTCTGTCAGGTTTAAGTCAATATTCTTAAGACCTAATTTAGATGTATATGGTTTTGTTCCTGTAGCTACGACAATATGGCCTTCTTCAATTATTTGAGTGGTAGAGTCATCAGGACATTTGCAATGAATAATAGTGTTGTCGCCATCTTTTTCAAATTTAATGGCTCTAAAATTTGGAAGGATTTCAATCCCTTCAGTTTTCATTTGTGTTTCTAAAACATCTGTAATATCGTTGGTTTGACTACGTAATGGTCTATCTGTAAATTCTATGATACGAACCTTTACTCCCAAGCGGTTATATGCCATTGCAATTTCCAAACCGATATAGCCAGCTCCCATTATGGTTAAGCTTTTTGGTTTTTCTTCTAAATCGAATAAAGATACATTCGTTAAGTAGCCTACTTTATTTAGTCCTTCAATGTTTGGAATGTTTGTTGTTGCTCCTGTTGCTATAATGATGTTAGTTGCGGTGTATGTATCTTTTCCATCTACAAGAATGGTTTTATTATCTACAAATTTTGCCCAACCTTTAAGCATTGTTAAGTTTTTGAAATCACTTACCACATCCATATATTTATGTTGCTGTAATGTGGATACTAATGCTTTTTTGTCTTTTATAATTTGAGTAAAATCAATTTCAACACCTTTGGGTTTAATTCCTTTAAAATTAGAATGTGTTGCGTGATACACTGTTTCGGCAGCTCTAATCAAATTTTTAGAAGGTACACAGCCAACATTGACACAGGTTCCTCCAAAATCTAATCCATCATTTACCATTAATGTTGTTAAGCCAATGCCTTCGGCTTTTATAGCTGCTGAAAATGCTGCTGAACCTCCACCAATAACAATTAAATCGAATTTATTCTTTTCATCATAATCTTTGGTATTTGTAACACAGCAATCTTTCTTTTTTATATCTTCAACAACTGAATAGTTACCTACATTGTTTACTGCGTTAATAACATCTTGATTGCTTATTTTATTGGTGTCATAAACAAATTTTCCTTCTCCTGTTTCGTGATTTACAATACTACTTACAATTCCGTCTTTAACGTTTAAATCTTTTTCAATATGTGATGAACACCCAGAACAAGTCATTCCGTTGATGTTTAAATTTATTATTTTATTACTCATCTTTTTCTTTATTAATTACTTTATATCCTGTTGAGTTTATTGCTTTTTCTATATCCTCTTTAGTCGTTTTTGTATTATCAAACTTCACTTCTGCGTTTGCCTTTTCATAGGAAGCATTGATTTTTACAATACCTTCTAACTCATTAACTGCGTGTTTAACGTGTTCTTCACAAGATGCACAAGTCATCCCTTTAAC
Above is a window of Bizionia sp. M204 DNA encoding:
- a CDS encoding Fur family transcriptional regulator, whose product is MEKIVQFLESKGIRPTAMRLMTYKRLAELNVAISLGDLEKDFKISERSTLFRTMKAFEEKGIVHQIEDGTGVIKYALCEENCECEVGNDLHLHFHCNNCNETVCLTEHKIPHINLPDGYITEDINLVVKGICEKCSGNLD
- a CDS encoding STAS/SEC14 domain-containing protein gives rise to the protein MITIYKKEATVYMVAENKLDAKDYENLIPVLTEHINAYQEVFWYIEMQNFEGWAAETYWKGIELYLPNEKHLKRVALVGSVKWQEQFTEVLLPFSEAHIKFYKTEEKDDAKEWIK
- a CDS encoding CusA/CzcA family heavy metal efflux RND transporter, producing the protein MINKIISFSINNKFIIGLFIVALVGTGIWSMATINLGSVPDITNNQVQVITVAPNLGTEDIEQFVTYPVELAMANLPDVIELRSVSRFGLSVVTIVFKDEAGTYLPRQLVQEKLTEVAGEIPEGFGTPFMAPITTGLGEIFQYTLKVTEGYEDKYDAMELRTIQDWIVKRQMALVPGVVEVNAFGGYVKQYEVAINPDKLKSFGITMNQVFEALKVNNANTGGAYIEKNHQANFIRGEGLARSIADLENTVVTTQNGSPVLVRDVAEKVGYGNQVRYGAFTQDGHESVGGQILMLKGESPGDVIENVEKRIVEIQKSLPEGVYIDAFLSRSELIEATTSTVKNNLIEGALIVIFVLVLLLGSFRGGLIAASIIPLCLLFAFILMKQFGIWANLMSLGAIDFGIIVDGAVIIVEGAVFHIHQRMKKSTTAINQAEMDEIAYDSSSKMMNSAFFGQLIVLIVFTPILFLTGVEGKMFRPMAFTFGFAVLGAIILCLTYVPMMSSLFLKPAKNQNSWFAKFENKIDRFSDKIMDVLNRIYLPILNFALRFRAGVVIGAVSLLLISGFIFSNMGAEFVPKFDEGDIAFQALIKPGSSLTESIEASEKLQKLINEFPEVKTVVSRIGVAEIPTDPMPMDIADSYIILEKDKSKWTSADSKEELIEKIQEKISVVPGVNFVFTQPVELRFNELLTGVREDVAIKLYGEDLGVLADKVQEIAAVIRTVPGAADLNVEATSGLPQMTVVYNRAKMAQYGVTVDKLNDYVSASFSGEQAGVIFEGEKRFDVVIRLAEEYRQDINSLKNLFIDLPNGAQVPLKEVADISYKPGPMQISRDNTSRRISVGVNVRGRDVKSMVEEIQQKLETDVKLPPGYFVTYGGSFENLQRASDRLMIVVPIVLLTIFVLLYFALNSVTQALMIYMAVPLATIGGVFVLLIRGMPFSISAGVGFIVLFGVAVLNGLILINKFNELKDSGMTDLKKRIYEATHERLRPILLTAITTIMGFIPMAISTSGGAEVQRPLATVVIGGMLTATFLTLVVIPILYYWLESRKEKKDNGGDVSYIKKSTNIVTVLLMVGGLMASGTSFAQDTNQDGTIPKTLTIDEAIAMAKQNYPSLKESQAFIEREKALKGTSFDLGSTQVFTGKEEYGNNLPGVQTTVGVQQGNIDLLSGFSKSKFYKERIALGEKFYVASEQQLVRNVMQAYDQINYYKAQLRFADQLDSIYTNFKTAAQLRYDTGETGKLEFISASSEFQQIQVLRQQAFDDIEIAKRALKQYLGTDESIETISEPYKTLDFMAMLDSTSVANNPMLQYALQNAEVSKANVGVEKSQFLPKFSLSYGRQVVDDVSGFNTYQAGISIPLWFFPQKSRVKAAKADAMVAENQYLEQKAVTESRVSQLTKSLEKTKKILQYYEEGALLLAEQQITTAQLASKEGEIDYVNYITILNSAIRIKQNHLQYINQFNQQSIEIQYQLGNL
- a CDS encoding efflux RND transporter periplasmic adaptor subunit codes for the protein MKNILLVSTVLFTLMFMSCNDAPKSELGHNEAEGVSKTNEAGEDAHGDEGHNEGEEEGHSEEEGVVELTKQQAETIGLEMKPLEERNLGNNIKVTGTLELFPQDKANISPFVGGNVSAIKVIPGDNVSKGQVLAYIEHPDIIAMQQDYQEKNDELVFLKQDFERKQTLYDKGVSSGKEFQMAQSKFRSTTSSVNGLRAQLKLLGINPEKVAEGQIYSAVPITTPISGYVDEVMISLGDYVAQQSKMFSISDNSKIYVNFKVYEKDIKQIQKGQQIYFSTASRPDELLKATVRSIGKTFETDPKAIEVLADIENKDKNLLPGMYVEGRIVQGEKKGFAVPEAAIIKEGEQSFIFILDEDEEMEVGKMKFKMIPVTVGITDLGFVEVNLPAEVSTDAKVVINGAYNLSSEMIKGELEHGH
- a CDS encoding heavy metal translocating P-type ATPase, whose protein sequence is MEKLQLKIPVILPQVPNEKDSCVERLIQKLQAKEGIEKVHIADANGADVPKLCFHYDPDIISIDRIQSLAESTGAEITEKYGHLLIEVKGIRHTRQARSIERSLLAINGVLEASVSGSGMVRLEFDKKQTNFDEISKQIEKEDLQVQRSASNENDYTEASKKQERSKKEETKEQTSTEGHEHKEGETHEEGEEHAHGGIFGKNTELIFSIICGALLGIGFGLSYVESIPDWVSLTLYIGAYFFGGFFTAKEAVQTVAKGGFEIDFLMLVAAIGAAILGEWAEGALLLFLFSLGHALEHYAMEKARKSIAALADLAPKTALLKKDGKTEEVGIEELSIGDIIVVKPNSKISADGVVVNGKSSVNQAPITGESVPVDKIPVEDTGKDYSADDDIKDENRVFAGTINGNNTLEIKVIKEAKDSTLSRLVKLVNEAQTQKSPTQLLTDKFEKYFVPSVLILVGILLFAFLVIDEPFSASFYRAMAVLVAASPCALAISTPSAVLSGVARAARGGVLIKGGRPLEDLGVITALAFDKTGTLTEGKPKLTEVVPLGNIEENELLKIAVAVENLSDHPLAKAVVRDGKERLKGTDITDASDLEAVLGKGIKASLGKDKIYIGNLDLYEDLDEAKPSEDISNKVKELEGGGNTTMLIRRNKEYIGIIALMDTPREAAKETLKKLKEIGIKRMIMLTGDNQKVADAVAKEIGLTDAWGSLLPEEKVDAIKKLKEQESKVAMVGDGVNDAPAMANSTVGIAMGAAGSDVALETADIALMADKLETLPFAIGLSRKAKTIIKQNLWVSLGIVALLIPSTIFGLANIGIAVVVHEGSTLLVVFNALRLLAYKK
- a CDS encoding P-II family nitrogen regulator; amino-acid sequence: MKEIKAFIKPNRIQRVIEALSDNGFESMTLSQAEGTGAFKAKGARPSLDFHVTDSPVVKLELVCQNEEAQAAIETIIANAKTDGPGDGIIYIANIEDAFHIKTGDSLKRYDL